A portion of the Platichthys flesus chromosome 7, fPlaFle2.1, whole genome shotgun sequence genome contains these proteins:
- the rassf11 gene encoding ras association domain-containing protein 8, translating into MEVKVSVDGVQRVVCGVTEETTCQEVVISLAQALSQPGRYILREKFKDFERCMTPDERLLETLEKYGEQAREVQLTLLHNGPCVWDEMSRTKVGRYQPWPPLRKKDAAARMRRGSGSLSLHRRSLPPLPCSRQEAEPQKEDPKKPKRKSLTLMEEAWEWLENLGKGKVYNTACDKNSKRTDKRNHASVDVSLTGDKDGLGRRSRSKVRGQKSIKSDLDNQTSCCIGSQTRGKDSKRCKKSKEAKADDDLCRSSVVAAEDEINSLKETVIRQLSCLQDLQVQIGRTDKLIFELEERQRAQRAEQDAQKRLAEHEMEQIKFWGNELKAEEGHEKDLQRQFLEMRAKAVECKTKLEEYKCKMQGLDFFAPQNVVEEDSEMISGVDGGAATEFSSKDAYQQRSDPDGDVYVNRKFLPREDFDSPHALVSPNQIKERRPTGPTELREWWTRWSEAQNTQLQTKKKVIHRTELTIYLGSTKV; encoded by the exons ATGGAAGTGAAGGTGTCAGTGGACGGCGTCCAGCGGGTGGTCTGCGGAGTGACAGAGGAAACAACATGCCAAGAAGTGGTCATATCGTTGGCTCAAGCCCTGA GTCAGCCCGGACGCTACATTTTGCGGGAGAAATTCAAAGACTTCGAGCGGTGCATGACCCCCGACGAACGCCTTCTGGAGACCCTGGAGAAATACGGCGAGCAGGCCCGGGAGGTCCAGCTCACCCTGCTCCACAATGGACCCTGTGTCTGGGATGAAATGAGCAGAACAAAAGTTGGCAGATACCAGCCTTGGCCGCCCCTGAGAAAGAAGGATGCAGCGGCTCGAATGCGGCGAGGCAGCGGTTCACTGAGTTTGCATCGCCGGAGCTTGCCGCCGTTGCCTTGCTCGAGGCAAGAAGCTGAGCCCCAGAAGGAGGACCCGAAAAAACCTAAAAGAAAGTCTCTGACGCTCATGGAAGAGGCCTGGGAATGGCTGGAGAATCTGGGGAAAGGCAAGGTCTACAATACTGCCTGTGACAAGAACAGCAAGAGAACCGATAAAAGGAACCATGCCTCCGTCGATGTGTCTCTCACTGGTGACAAAGATGGCTTGGGTCGAAGAAGTAGGAGCAAAGTCAGAGGTCAGAAAAGTATCAAGTCAGACTTGGACAATCAAACATCCTGCTGCATCGGAAGCCAGACGAGGGGTAAAGACAGCAAACGCTGCAAGAAGAGCAAAGAGGCAAAAGCTGACGATGACCTTTGCCGTTCAAGTGTAGTTGCAGCTGAAGATGAAATAAATAGTCTCAAAGAAACCGTCATTCGACAGCTCAGTTGTTTGCAGGATTTGCAGGTCCAGATAGGCCGCACAGACAAACTGATTTTTGAGcttgaggagagacagagggccCAAAGAGCCGAGCAGGACGCCCAGAAGAGACTGGCTGAACATGAAATGGAGCAGATCAAGTTTTGGGGAAATGAATTAAAGGCGGAGGAAGGTCACGAGAAAGACTTGCAGAGACAGTTCCTTGAGATGAGGGCGAAGGCTGTTGAGTGCAAAACCAAGCTGGAGGAGTACAAGTGCAAAATGCAGGGGCTTGATTTCTTTGCCCCTCAGAACGTTGTTGAAGAGGATTCAGAGATGATTTCAGGAGTCGATGGTGGTGCTGCCACTGAGTTTTCCTCAAAGGACGCATATCAGCAACGATCTGATCCTGATGGGGATGTTTATGTTAACAGGAAGTTCTTGCCCCGAGAAGACTTCGACTCTCCTCATGCTCTGGTTTCTCCGAACCAGATAAAAGAGCGGCGGCCCACGGGTCCCACAGAGCTCAGGGAGTGGTGGACACGCTGGTCTGAAGcccaaaacacacaattacagaCTAAAAAGAAGGTGATTCACCGCACTGAACTCACAATATATCTGGGTAGCACTAAGGTTTAG